From the genome of Malus domestica chromosome 04, GDT2T_hap1, one region includes:
- the LOC103433086 gene encoding alternative NAD(P)H-ubiquinone oxidoreductase C1, chloroplastic/mitochondrial, which translates to MMSSPALAASSSLLPFNCRAKHCAGLFPSFLRKCGTKITLSASSQQKGFRFAIASSAPGSNGSVKDLSEAETAPQLYSWPDKKKPRICILGGGFGGLYTALRLESLEWPDDKKPQVLLVDQSERFVFKPMLYELLTGEVDAWEIAPRFLDLLANTSVPFYQDKAKLLYPSDHYGPTQSSLGGTVLLESGLLVEYDWLVLALGAESKLDVVPGAVEFALPFSTLEDAHKVDRKLRTLERKNFRKESLIRVVVVGCGYSGVELAATVSERLQDRGIVQAINVETTICPNAPPGNREAAIKVLTSRKVELLLGYVVRCIRKAVDAEHDSEKYILELQPAQRGSQSQTVEADLVLWTVGNKSLLPKLEPEDRPHELPLNARGQAETDENLRVKGHPRIFAVGDSCALRESNGRLLPATAQVAFQQADFAGWNLWAAINDRPLLPFKFQNLGEMITLGRNDAAISPSFIEGLTLEGPIGHTARKLAYLIRLPTDEHRLKVGISWLTKSAIDSVASLQSTLTKVLSNS; encoded by the coding sequence ATGATGTCATCGCCCGCATTAGCTGCTTCATCAAGTCTTTTACCATTCAATTGTAGGGCAAAGCACTGTGCTGGGCTGTTTCCTAGTTTCTTGAGAAAATGTGGGACCAAGATAACATTATCTGCCAGTTCTCAACAGAAAGGATTTCGATTTGCGATTGCTTCCAGTGCGCCTGGGTCGAATGGTAGTGTTAAGGATTTATCTGAAGCTGAAACTGCACCTCAATTGTATTCTTGGCCGGATAAGAAGAAACCAAGAATATGTATACTAGGTGGTGGATTCGGAGGTCTATATACTGCATTACGACTAGAATCCTTGGAGTGGCCTGATGACAAGAAACCTCAGGTCCTCCTTGTTGACCAGTCCGAACGCTTTGTTTTCAAGCCAATGCTGTATGAGCTTCTTACAGGAGAAGTAGATGCATGGGAGATAGCTCCTCGTTTCTTAGACTTACTGGCAAATACAAGTGTGCCGTTCTATCAAGATAAGGCCAAACTATTATATCCCTCTGACCATTATGGACCTACACAATCCAGCCTTGGGGGAACTGTGCTACTTGAGAGTGGACTCCTTGTTGAATACGACTGGCTGGTTCTTGCTTTGGGAGCTGAATCAAAGCTTGATGTTGTACCAGGAGCAGTAGAATTTGCATTGCCATTCTCCACCCTGGAGGATGCTCATAAGGTTGATCGTAAGTTAAGAACATTGGAGAGGAAGAACTTCCGTAAGGAATCTTTGATTCGTGTGGTTGTTGTTGGTTGTGGTTACTCTGGAGTTGAGTTAGCTGCCACTGTATCAGAGAGACTGCAGGATAGAGGTATAGTACAAGCAATTAATGTGGAAACCACAATCTGCCCGAATGCCCCGCCTGGCAATAGGGAAGCTGCAATTAAAgtactcacatcgagaaaagTTGAACTTCTGTTGGGTTATGTTGTCCGCTGTATTCGTAAAGCTGTTGATGCAGAACATGATTCCGAGAAATATATATTGGAACTTCAACCTGCTCAAAGGGGATCACAAAGTCAAACTGTGGAAGCAGATCTTGTATTATGGACTGTTGGGAACAAATCTCTTCTTCCTAAGCTGGAACCCGAGGACAGGCCCCATGAGCTTCCCCTAAATGCTCGTGGACAAGCAGAAACAGATGAAAATCTTCGCGTTAAAGGCCATCCACGCATATTTGCAGTTGGTGACTCTTGTGCTCTAAGGGAATCAAATGGAAGGCTTCTTCCTGCCACTGCACAGGTTGCTTTTCAGCAAGCAGACTTTGCTGGTTGGAATCTGTGGGCTGCAATCAATGACCGCCCTCTTTTGCCGTTTAAGTTTCAGAATTTAGGTGAAATGATAACTCTGGGAAGAAATGATGCTGCTATTTCTCCAAGTTTCATTGAGGGGCTAACTTTAGAAGGTCCTATCGGCCATACGGCAAGGAAATTAGCTTACTTGATTAGATTACCAACGGATGAGCATAGGCTTAAAGTAGGAATCAGCTGGCTCACAAAATCTGCTATAGATTCGGTTGCATCTCTGCAGAGCACCCTGACTAAGGTCCTTTCAAACTCATAA